The sequence CTGTTGGTGAGCCCGATTGCCAGCGCTGCCGAATCGGCAGCGCCTCGCGATGACCGGACGGCGTCGCCGAAAGTTATCGGCGGGGAGCCTGTACCTCTCGACGATCCGGGATTGTTTCCGTTTCTTGTTTCCGTGCTGATTCCGGAGGGAGGCGATTTCGGACTCTGCACGGGCAGTTTGGTCGCGCCTCAATGGGTACTGACAGCCGCCCATTGCTTTGAAGGTAGCGATGGGGATGCATTGATTGCTGCGACGTCCGGGAGGCCCCCTTTTGCAAACCCGCAATTTGGCCAGGCGGTCCGCACGGTGATTCACCCTGAGTGGGATCCTTCAACGTTTCGAAATGATATCGCCTTGATCGAATTGTCGGCCGATGTCACTCTCTACCCGCCCCTGAATCCGGAAACTGGCGAACCGCTCTACACGCCCAGCGTTATATCATCGCCGGAAAACCCTCCGGTGTTGACCAGTGATGGAGTCGGGCCGGTGTATGTTGCAGGCTTTGGTCTGACTTCGCAGGACCCGGACGTAAGCCCCGAATTGGCCCATTGGGCGGGCCCGATAGACAGCCTTTCCAGCTCGCAGTGCAATGTCTACGAGGAGGGACCACCGGTCGACCCATTCACGCAACTCTGCGTGAGTGGTCAGCCGCAGACACCTTGCAAGGGCGACAGTGGCGGGGCCGTTTTCGCGATCGAAAATGATGCCTTCGTCCAATACGGAATCGTCTCCTACGGCGGGATTCCCTGCGACATTGGCCCGTCGGTGAGCACCTATCTTCCCGCCTACCTCGATTGGATCAATGGAGTCCTGAGCGGCGATCCCGGTGGGATCGTCGCCAATC is a genomic window of Candidatus Binatia bacterium containing:
- a CDS encoding serine protease, which codes for MALKSFPPSRLFAFFMFLALLVSPIASAAESAAPRDDRTASPKVIGGEPVPLDDPGLFPFLVSVLIPEGGDFGLCTGSLVAPQWVLTAAHCFEGSDGDALIAATSGRPPFANPQFGQAVRTVIHPEWDPSTFRNDIALIELSADVTLYPPLNPETGEPLYTPSVISSPENPPVLTSDGVGPVYVAGFGLTSQDPDVSPELAHWAGPIDSLSSSQCNVYEEGPPVDPFTQLCVSGQPQTPCKGDSGGAVFAIENDAFVQYGIVSYGGIPCDIGPSVSTYLPAYLDWINGVLSGDPGGIVANLETPILGIDGLAADATGISNVQGWAYTTTPGAEINRHVEVFIDGDFAMLVPCCGDRGDVEAAGGPLLAGFSGVYNWGLLESGSHELKVVITSTIGEQLVIYRDLSTARFGNHPFVREMEFTNGSGGEYTGGTLSCETVPVSAPENRSSQATVRCFNWLAEARNGSTLCEGNDSDNALYLAFDRSSQSFKTVPVPENSCFQ